In Capsicum annuum cultivar UCD-10X-F1 chromosome 8, UCD10Xv1.1, whole genome shotgun sequence, the genomic window CTATGTTAGACCACTCATGCTTAATCAAAATTCAATACGTTCTAAACAAAGTGAACTTTTCTTTGTTTGGGTAAAATTTTAACAAAGGAGATTAACAAGACAGAAATTGATGAACCCGGTTAAGCAAGTCCAGAATCTATCCAATAATAATACCTTTCAAGTAATAGCAATGGGTCAACTATCAGCTCCATTTTACCATCAATCCAGATACTGTACTGTGCTTGAGGAAATAATCTGTGGGTTAATATTTTGGGAACTTTTCCATTCCTTCTGGGCTCATCATATGGAGGATGTTTCAATAGAATCAAACGCCAGATACCAACCCATTCTCCCCCTTCGTTGTCCTCTCTAACAGTAACATTAGTCTTGATGAATTCAAGAGATACTTCATCGACAACCATAAGAAAGCAAAAGAGCTTCTGAGAACGTGCACTTATATTTGATGGCTGGTGAGGTGTATCATATCCATCAAAAATACCAGAGGCAACAACAAACCGACACTTCTTGACATATTTGACGTCTTTCTGAGCCATTTCTGCACCGCCATTTCTTATGAATCCGCAGTGCACCTACAGATGAATATATATCAAAGCTGAATGGATATGAAGCAGTAAACTCAAACTGTTCTTGAGAATAACAAAATGAATCCAAATCCTCAAGAGTTATGAATAGGGCACCCCGAGTATGAAACATATTTTCATTCCTCTTTCCAGGTAAATTGCATTATTAATAGATAATAGTCACATTCATTTGGTGAGCACGACAGTCTTTTCCAAGCCATATTAACTTCGTTAATGTTGTCACTGAGGGAATGGTGCGCACTTATCTCAAAATACTTTATTGATGAAAATATgctaaacatctcaaaaatggaGCAAGTAATTAAGGACGAGAATTGTACAAAACCTGATATGTACTCAAACTAAAGTACTGTGCCAAAAACTAAAGGTAGCGTTTATTTTCAAATCATTGTCCACTGCTCTTTCTATGAGCAAAATTTGTGATCTTTATCAAAAGTCAAAAAAGGAGAGGAAACTGGACCAGCTAAATGCAACAACTAGGTATAGAAACAGCCAAGCCTAAAATTAAGTTAGAGACAAGATGGTTTAATTAAGTTAGACAAGATGGTTTGTTTATTACCTTCATGTTTGGTTTTACTTTAAAGCTCTCATCTCTCTGTTGCCATGTTATATGTCCTCCAAATAGAGGTGGTGACTGAGATCCGTTGGTTGCTGTAGAATCCTCCATAAAGTAAGAAAGTGATTGCACATATTTTTCCAGGGATCTCCTAGTTGGAATAATAATCTTATTTGGGTCATCTGCTACAGGAATAGAACAACCTAGACATTCAGGAGAGATAAAAGAGCAACTTAAGCATTTCTCCGATGCattaatatacaaaaaaattgaattcataaatttGATAAACTCACGATGTGGAGATGTCACAAGTCCCAGGCTCTGTATTGCTCCATAAATTACACTGCTTTTGTTACAAAGGGCTGTTTGTCAAGAAAGGAAGATAAAATGCTCATGTTGCTAATTAATTTCtgaaacaaatattgaaagtAACAAGATCATACATACTACTTCCAGCTTCAAAAACCTCATGGTTCCATTAACCATACAGTTAAAGAACTTGTAAAAAAAGAGTAATGTTTAGTTCATATTTATAATCCAGGTGCTAAATATGCTAGTTTTACCAATTGGCTTTGGCAATGTGAAACACATTGTTCAGTACCGCAATCCCCTCATCCTCAAAGTAACTCGACACAAAAACAAAAGTGAATGCTACCGTAAATATGGCAAAGGGAAAAAAACAAGAATGTGTAACACAGTTACCTGAAAAGAAAGCAATCGATGACTGACAAGACCAAGCATGAAATAATAATGCGGTCAAAATGAGCAACCCCCATATAATTCCGCCCACAAGAACCAAGCGAATGAAACCCCTTTTCCATATAATCTTCATTGGGGAGTCTTGATATGACTTCCCACTTGCAAGGAACCCTTCCGCACCATCTGCACTCACAAAAagcttttttcttcaatttctacaTTAACATATACACTACCACTGCAATGCAAGACATCCTTTGTCATAATTATACTAATTTACAGTTCAATTCAATTGTTACACAAAGCACTACTCTTTCATTTTATAACTGTGGTGTCTGGGCCAGCCTGCGCGCACCCCGACAAATTCCACACTGCCACCTCACACCAGCAACACAGGCACGACGTAATACGTACCAAGTAACTCTCTCAAAGCCTTTATCGTCGCTGCTGGGATTCGCACCTAAGGCCTCGTgattctcaacccacttcattcaCCACCAGGCCACACCCTTCGGAGCCACATAGGGCACTACTAATGAAGTTCCACAATGCAAGAAGACACACATTTTGATAATTGCACTAATTCCAAATTCAGTTTCAATAGTGATAAAGGCCACCCCTTTTTTATCATACAATAATCCAATTCTCTGGGTGTTCTTCTTTAACAATTTGGAagaattcaaaatcatttaaCCAGTGTCAAATGTTTTGGAGATTTCAAGATGGACAAAGTAGGTACAAATCAGTAAAGAGATGATTTTGCATTACCTCTAACATGAAGATGGTTACGGTCAGGTCTTCGGCTAGCTCTTAAAGAAATGGACGGCAACAATTTGCTGTCCATACTCAATGCATCGTAATGGTGAACTTACTGCTTCGATCCAGTGACTGTGCAAATCACGCAAACGCATCAGAAATAAATTATATTACAAAACCCATACTTGAAAATCAATGAAGATTAACACTAACTTGAGATGGGTGTTTGAGCATTTTACCTTTCAGTTTGAAAAAGTCTGAGCTTCTTTGTATCTCTTTCTTAACCAGATTTTTGTGCCAATCTATGGCTGgcttatttattgtatttataatacTAATATATTGAAAGAGGAAGGGTGATTACAGGTAAAGTTTCGAATCAGTGCGCTTCAAAGTTTTGGGGAGGACGCCGACGGATCTTGATGAAGAGACCATCCAACGACGTCGTTTCTACTATGCCCATTATTACGCCACACGTAAGGGGAAAGATTGTGGTGTTTAGTTAAAATTCTTCCACCAGATTTTTTTTTGACCGaatgtataagaataatataaaatatgatatgttgtattagtaatatttgtattaaCAATACTCATGTTAGctatgtttgcattagttatatgcATCATTTGGTTCGATGTactaaaaaataacatgaattaactaatttttttaaaaaaaagttatataataccctcaatatatatagGAGAGGATgcgaaatttttttttgaagaatagTAGTGTCTTTAAGCattataatgcatgcattaaatccattgcattactaatgtaatgaattttgaggtattagtaatacacacctcaatacacaaaaaggcattagttatacataatgTAAAAATATACACCAAACGAAATACTATTAATACATAttaaattaatgcatgcattaactttccaatacactctaccaaccGACCCCTTGTCATACTTACTAACCACCTGTTTGGCTATACGAATGGCAAGTAATATGTGgggaaaaaattgataaaaaatatttgattgtataatttattattatatagagaatttatttaataaataatttaaattttttaaatactaGAAAAAAAATTCTGGACCAAATCTATTATTTAggaacttttaaaaatatattttctaccccaaatttttacattttataaaATACTTTCACTGTTTATTAATTCCAACTAATGTCTATTTGTCAACCAACCTCATCAGTAATTTTCGTTTTGACTCAGGTATGTAACAGTGTTGTTGCACAACACTTAttaaaaagtattgtaaatataaaaaaagaatgcTCCTTTATGAGTTGAAAAAACTTTTATAGCTCTTAAGCTTATGTGTAAAATTATTTATAAGAAGGTTAGAGCttataatttatgagtttaatttttatcatgaaaCATTTTCATTATAAAACGATAATacaaagttatgaataattttaataatttttagaaCTTATGGGCATAAGtcatatttctttaaaaaatcaaATGTTCTTTTCAAAAACTATAGTCAAACACGTGGTGGAATTTTATTCAAATCTTGATCCAAaaagaatttgttaaaaatatttgagaatcTACATACGCTAGCTAAAAACAAGTATTTtttaatacttcctccgttcacttttacttgtctcTTTTTGATATGACAcactcaaaataattattaatatagcTATTTTTCATACTATTTCTATTAGTTTATAATTAATTAGTGTGTCTTGAAAATGATTTGGAGATCAAGCAATAGATGTTAatggtaaaaaaagaaaaaaaaaatattgtctaTTCTTGATAcatcaaaaatgataaataaaaataaaaatcaataaaagaataGTGAGAAGTAAAAATAAATAGAGGAAGTGCTTatcattttataaaattaacaCATCATTAattgtttgttttcatttttatccttAGTAATAAACATGAAAGATATTAATATAGTaccaaaaaaaaagtattaaacaaatataattaataagtaaAGTTAATTTAAATTACTTTCCAGTAATGATTAAAGATTATGCAGCTTAAAAGGTGACAAGTAAATAAAAAATGCGAGAGTGTATTTAAATTAAGTTTGTAGATTAATATTTCATTTAATCAAGAGATAAGTTAAtcttaaatatatcatcaattaaACACAATATAGAATTTAATCtactaaatttgattttacttTATTCACTATTTGAATAAGATAACTAGTTCAAGAATAGTAGTTCTAGAATtacaatttcaaaataacttaataGACGTACCAAACAATCTACGAATCATTTATTTAATGATATTGAAATATTAATTGTTTGTGCAATGTTTActtaataatattaaaagtgtctATGATACGATACACCAAAAAGGAAAGTTTCTAAGATTGAAATATggattaatattcacatcatatTAATAATGGtaggattaattatttaaaagtaGAGATACTTTCTAAAATGAGTGAAATATAAAAGGGATTATTGTAATACTAAGCTAGAAGATCAACGatgtaaaataatgaaatagacaTCAAATGAAAGATCAAGAGAGGAgaacttttttattctttcaaatGTATTTGAGtatctataaatattttaaaataggcagaatactcacaaaaatatctgaaatttgaccagattaccagttgagcatactgaactttgcgggggatcctattacccctaaactttttttttcgtattttaatggcatatatctgccacttggTACATTGCGTGTTAGTCACGCGCACTAAGCACGTGAACAGTGCTAAAAAcgttttaaactctttttttttaaccaaaaaatcccttaattttataattatttaaagttttatatttttatttatttaaaatttttctttcttatttcttatttcttcttgattcttgagtttCAGATTCATCCTCCTCTTTGTTACAGTCCATTTCGTTccatttcagttttcatttttgaAGATTCCGTCATTGAAACTGAAAACTCAACGGAAGAAAGTTTGGAGTTTTGAGTTTAAGAAAGTTTTAaaagtttgttgaagaaagttttcAAGAAATCTGAGTTGGAatggacttggaatttgaaactCAATGTGAGATTCAATTGAGTTGGCgtaatttgaaaatgaaatttgaaaagttttggGGACTTAGATGAAGAAAATTATGTATGTTTGGAAATGGAATTTGGAAATGGAAGAAACGAAATTCAACGTGTgtgtttttatacataaaatggAATTCAAGTGAATTCATATAAATTCAATGTGCAAGAAAATTAATGAGCaagaaattttttgattaaaCTCAATGGAATTCCAAGTTTGAAACtagaaattgattttgaaaacttgtgtgataagaatggacttgaaatttgaaattgactcaatgaaattatttgaaatttgatttataGGATgaattttagttatagaatctttaatatggttgtaatggtgaaaattttttgaaaagtgataaaatagagaagacaAAGCGCGTGTACCACACTTCCCACCTAAAAAACTGGGTATACGTTTTGGGGGGActaatttcacttttaaaaagtCCGGAGGAAAATTAATTCCGATTTAAAAAAAtacagggggtaataggacccctgcaaagttcaatatgctccactgAAAATTTGGTAAAAGTTGAgatattttcgtgggtattatccctttAAACAATAACATTCATTACTTATCATATCCTATTTACACTATCATAAGAGAATAATTGTAAGGTTATCTTAAATATGacattaaaattcaaaaaaaaagattaaaaattattgttgagaaaaaacaATGAGGAAATAATAAAAGCGTAGATATTACCATAAACACGAACATCTGCATTCAGACAATATATTAACAATAGATACTTAGCATTTTAACAATAGAAAAGGTATAAACATACcctcgaactttgataaatgatacatatataccctCTATTATACTTTTGGTACAAATATATCTCCGCCATTAATGATTTagtacatatatacccttctcATTAATAGCGTGTCACGTGTCGCGATCCTAACAATttgtccatttttatttattttattctcaaataatGAATCCATCctaattaaaaattcattatctGACCCATTCCATCCCAATCCGACCCGATCCAAACTGAAGCTTCACGTGTGTATGCCTAAAGCTTCTAAGAGCTGCAGAAGCAAACAAGGCAACTAATGCTGCCAAAATATTTGTGCAAAAAAAATCTTACTTCATAATGACTCTTGGAGGTTATAA contains:
- the LOC107840592 gene encoding probable hexosyltransferase MUCI70, which gives rise to MDSKLLPSISLRASRRPDRNHLHVRDGAEGFLASGKSYQDSPMKIIWKRGFIRLVLVGGIIWGLLILTALLFHAWSCQSSIAFFSALCNKSSVIYGAIQSLGLVTSPHRCSIPVADDPNKIIIPTRRSLEKYVQSLSYFMEDSTATNGSQSPPLFGGHITWQQRDESFKVKPNMKVHCGFIRNGGAEMAQKDVKYVKKCRFVVASGIFDGYDTPHQPSNISARSQKLFCFLMVVDEVSLEFIKTNVTVREDNEGGEWVGIWRLILLKHPPYDEPRRNGKVPKILTHRLFPQAQYSIWIDGKMELIVDPLLLLERYLWREKNTFAIAQHKHHRNVYEEADANKRRKRYARPLIDLHMKIYRYEGMEPWNPSKSTPSDIPEGAVIIREHTALSNLFSCLWFNEVHLFTPRDQLSFGYVVYRLGGLFKFFMFPNCEYNSIFILHNHTREHSSKVEWVKSLDEFKKDKTGGLKESRGGLGLWTPYPGDLDSVVLPTVKRTSKAG